In Mercenaria mercenaria strain notata chromosome 13, MADL_Memer_1, whole genome shotgun sequence, a single window of DNA contains:
- the LOC123528931 gene encoding uncharacterized protein LOC123528931, translating to MEIIDEKQLTASASCEEIHAECNVVIGQCETGVDTTELCDNHQNTDMKEEIAIARSVSTNAEISNGDEDDNPCVNMSIDYSKEESDFSDYGEENTRCQLANQAVRAKLLSSVANPANGSDSKLRVSVFDHRIIPKKFIIPKKAEVRSSVSSAMDTERGNKNLRPKDFGCDNIKDNKRKMSSLSYTVLKASKRYNREKSSDKSPNSPSTEGDNDVRTRFDILLRNLIGDVNDMKVEPSHVTVSSGYESDYTQNRELDNKPGKSINHTQQHDLNKDNLTGIISGVKSVNYLSETGANAHMNASLQGSHGFSSLPAFPTQNQETTSGTLQRCETGDVPLVNLAKQERDSQGFSYAQRHNYKLTKVTRSMYEIIHDLQNGEKATADGRKRSKKGRRSSQEQNSGTDGNASAREMRPRGRVQSSNSILDNQADQAFANKQLDVNTSSISGAVVRCVRRPLCNESQSIQRNLPHTEISNRLVTSPANNNCNKVQNDLRNLLCGTSDVTSSSADNHEHQVDFNALSGGNNTLSNISSTVNGHVDTGFNHTGVSISNELNTTQGQRRPTLNEQFMNRPKPDDHVYETIPGDEKFYEEWKKMRANPKIPKIRRFTTIPDLPGTFIPKEPPALPERKYLNSNEPQNKDTDNYIFMGDVNSNFPAKINLNPERSDSGYASVASGKMLERIQFYGYPYPLPEDGASQIGRHDETSDGYCSIDNLSLLRENISDMSFPEIPSRDWRISNTNSLPRLPPQRNDYFLSPMNKEEYRKNFSEVSRGPHRQMSRDKNFEMDQTLFDEPKKPVFQATYV from the coding sequence ATGGAGATTATTGATGAAAAACAATTAACTGCTAGCGCCAGCTGTGAAGAAATACATGCTGAATGTAATGTAGTTATTGGACAATGTGAGACCGGCGTAGACACAACGGAATTGTGCGATAATCATCAGAATACAGATATGAAAGAAGAAATAGCGATTGCGAGGTCAGTGAGCACGAATGCTGAAATAAGCAACGGCGATGAAGATGATAATCCTTGTGTGAACATGTCTATAGATTACTCAAAAGAAGAATCCGATTTTAGTGATTATGGAGAGGAAAATACTCGATGTCAACTCGCAAATCAAGCAGTCAGAGCTAAGCTATTAAGCAGTGTCGCTAATCCGGCTAATGGAAGCGATTCAAAATTAAGGGTGTCAGTGTTCGATCATAGGATTATACCAAAGAAATTTATAATTCCAAAGAAAGCAGAAGTTCGTTCTTCAGTTAGTAGTGCTATGGATACGGAACGTGGTAATAAGAATTTACGACCTAAGGATTTTGGATGTGATAACATAAAGGATAATAAACGTAAAATGTCTAGTCTGTCTTATACGGTGCTAAAGGCTAGTAAACGATATAACCGTGAAAAAAGTTCGGATAAATCACCGAACAGTCCTAGTACGGAAGGTGACAATGACGTAAGAACGCGCTTTGATATTCTACTCAGGAATTTAATTGGTGATGTGAATGATATGAAAGTGGAACCATCTCATGTGACTGTTTCTAGCGGATATGAAAGTGATTATACTCAAAATCGAGAACTAGACAATAAACCTGGTAAGTCGATAAATCATACACAGCAACACGATCTAAATAAAGATAATCTCACGGGTATCATCTCTGGTGTAAAATCAGTGAATTATTTATCTGAAACTGGTGCTAATGCTCATATGAATGCATCTTTACAAGGCAGTCATGGTTTTTCGTCACTGCCCGCATTTCCGACTCAAAATCAAGAAACTACGTCAGGTACATTGCAGCGGTGTGAAACTGGGGACGTTCCCCTCGTTAACCTAGCAAAACAAGAACGAGATTCTCAGGGATTTTCTTACGCACAGAGGCACAATTATAAACTGACAAAGGTGACTAGATCAAtgtatgaaataattcatgatCTTCAAAATGGAGAAAAAGCTACAGCAGACGGACGGAAACGTTCGAAAAAAGGGCGCCGATCATCACAAGAACAAAATTCCGGAACTGACGGAAATGCATCCGCGCGAGAAATGAGGCCGCGTGGGAGGGTGCAATCAAGTAATTCAATTTTGGATAATCAGGCTGACCAAGCGTTCGCAAATAAGCAGCTTGATGTGAACACGTCATCTATTTCGGGTGCAGTTGTAAGGTGTGTGAGACGCCCGCTGTGCAATGAATCCCAGTCCATTCAACGCAATCTCCCCCATACCGAGATCAGCAACAGATTAGTTACTTCACCCGCTAACAATAATTGTAATAAGGTTCAAAATGACTTGAGAAATCTTTTATGTGGCACGTCTGATGTGACGTCGTCAAGTGCTGACAATCATGAACATCAAGTGGATTTTAATGCGTTATCAGGTGGCAATAACACGCTGAGCAATATCTCAAGTACGGTGAACGGTCATGTAGACACTGGATTTAATCATACGGGCGTTTCAATTAGCAATGAACTTAACACGACCCAGGGTCAAAGAAGACCCACACTTAACGAACAGTTCATGAATAGACCAAAACCTGATGATCATGTTTACGAAACAATTCCAGGGGatgaaaaattttatgaagaGTGGAAGAAAATGAGAGCAAATCCGAAAATTCCAAAAATAAGACGTTTCACAACAATTCCCGATCTTCCCGGGACTTTTATTCCAAAAGAACCTCCAGCACTACCTGAACGAAAATACCTCAATTCTAATGAACCTCAAAACAAGGACACAGATAATTACATTTTCATGGGTGACGTAAATTCaaattttcccgccaaaataaacttgaatcCCGAACGTTCCGATTCAGGCTATGCTTCAGTGGCTTCAGGCAAAATGTTGGAAAGGATTCAGTTTTATGGATATCCATACCCCCTCCCTGAAGATGGCGCGTCACAAATCGGAAGACACGATGAAACGTCGGATGGTTATTGCAGTATTGATAACCTATCGTTGCTTCGCGAGAATATCTCAGACATGTCGTTTCCGGAAATCCCGTCACGTGACTGGCGGATTTCGAACACGAACAGTTTACCGCGTCTACCACCGCAGAGAAATGACTACTTTTTAAGCCCTATGAATAAAGAGGAATATAGAAAGAATTTCTCAGAAGTGTCACGTGGACCTCACAGACAaatgtcacgtgacaaaaattttgaaatggaCCAAACGTTATTTGATGAACCTAAAAAACCTGTTTTCCAAGCAACTTACGTTTAA